A segment of the Candidatus Paceibacterota bacterium genome:
CGTGATGTCCGGCGTCGCAAGGACCGTCTGTTTAATGGCCTGAAGCAAGGGCTCGCGCTGGCCGGCAGGTTGGGTAGAGCGGTAACCTTGTCCCAGTTCCCAGATCATGACGCCGCCCAGGGCACGGTTGCGGGCGTAGCTAACTTTGGCCTGGCAGGTATGCTCGTCGTCGTAGGAGATGAACTCGTCGTCAGCGGAGCCGGGATTATCAATGCTGAGGTAAGCGGCTTGCGCGTCCGAATCCCAATGGTAGATCATCGCATCGTAATATGTGGACATGATGGTCGCGTAGGAAAGCGAGCTGGTGGTCGGCGCCTCGGTCCAGCTTTGGCGCGGCAAGGCGGCGCCGCCCGTGGAGGTGCCTGAACCACCTGCCCAGCGTTTTCCGTAGAACGCGATGCCGATGCCCAGTTTGCTGGCGGCGACACCGGCCTCAAGAAAGTCATCTACCATGCCGTCGGCCGATGGGACCAGGCCGCCCGTGCTGGGGAACCGATAGCCCCCATCGTAAATGGGCGCGTTGAACCAAGTCACCCAGCCGGGCCAGGTGCCGGACAGGCTGTAGGTCATGAGGTTGATCTGGTCGAATTCACTTTGAAGTGCGGCAAACCACCGGGGCTGCTGGGCGGTGGCCACGGTGAGCAGCCGGCGTGGCTCAAACGCGTTCAACGCCAGACGCAGCTCCTTGACGAAATTGGTGTATTGGTTGGCCTCGGAGGTGTTGAGTGGCTCCCAGTCAATGTCAATGCCGTCATAACTGTAAGCGTCCATGAAATCCAACAGGTTCGCGATAAAGGTCGCCCGGTTGGGACTGGCCGTCGCCCCTATGAAACCGCCCGAGCCGCTCCCGGCGACGCTGATCAGCACCGGCCGGCCGGCCGCGTGGGCTTTAGTAACCACGTCAATCGAGCGGGCGGGGGTCATGCTGTTGATGCTTGTGTCAATGCTGCCGTCGGAGTTGGGAGCAATGGAGAAATGGATGACATGTGTCAGCGCACTGAAGTCAACCTGCGAGGCAGGCATGGCAGCCTGCCGGTAAGCCGGATAATAACCCGTGGTCCACACACCTGCCCAGGCCGGGGGAAGCAGAAAGCACAACGAGGCGGCGAGCGTAAACCCGACCGCAGCGTGGCGGAGGAAGGCTGCGCCGAACTGCATGCCCACTCTTTTACCAGAACTGGGGGCTGGTGTCGAGGTAACTTTGCTGCGGGGCTAGTTGGGCGAAGGTTGAGACGACGAGGACAATTCAGGTTCGGGCTGGACGAGCGGGATGACCAGCGCATTGGGCTGGAGGTGCTTCTGTGCGACAGCCTTGGACTGTGACGGGGTAGCACGTTCGTAGCGGGCGTCTTTGCTGTCGGTGTAGTTGATAATTACGTCGCACCGAGGAAACTGGGAAGCACTCCCTGATCGTCCAGCACACCTGCCGTTACGCGGCGGAATGCAGAATGGCGAAGCGGGACGCATCGCCCCCGAGATGGGGCGGACCAGTTCATCCGGCATGCCTCCGGGTTGACCCGCCGGTTTTGGCCTACTTGCGCCCGACGACCGGGCGGCGGACGGCCATCGGGCGGGCGGCCTGGGTGGCGGGCTTGAGTTCCTTTGCCGCCAGGCCAAGGGCTTGGTCAATCACGCGCTCGGTGTCGCCAGGGCCTTCGGGGCTTTCCTGGTTGAGCAGGATGCGGCCGTCGGGGCCAATCATGAGGTCGTCGGGGGCGCCGGTGACGCCGTAGGAGGCGGCCAGTTTGGAGCCTTGGCCGATGCGCGCCTGGGGGGTAGTAAGTTTGTGCGTGGCGACGACGTTGCGCAGTTTGGGCTCGGAATCATCCATGGCGAGGTCGAGGAGGACGACGCGGTCGCCGTATTTCCGCTTGATGTGGTCGTGGAAGGTCTTCATGGCGGGCAACCCTTTGACGCAGGGGGTGCACCAGGTGGCCCAGAAGTGGAGGAGGACGACTTTGCCGCGCTGTTTGGAGAGTGTGAAGTTAGCGCCGTCGAGGGTGGTGACGGTGAAATCAGGGGCGAGGGTGCCGGGCTTGGGATGAGCGGAGGCGGTGGCGGTGCTGCCGACGGCCCGGTCCTGGTCCAGCGCGAAGGCATAAATGTTGGGCAGGTTCGAGCGGAGGCGCTGCCTGGCGGCCGAACTGAAGTTGCCGGCAGAACGGATGGTCAGATGCCGCAGCCCCTTAAGGCCCTCCAAGTGCCGCAAGCCGTCATCGGTGAAGCTGCCGTTGATAGTCACGAGATCCAGCCGCGGCATGTTGGCGAGGACGGCCAAACTGCGGTCAGTCAGACCGGAGCCGCCGAAGACGAGACGGTCGAGGGCGGTGAGGCCGGCGAGGTGGGCCATGCCGGCGTCGGTGATGCCCTGGCCTGCGCCCATCTGCAGCCATTTTAGCCGCTTGAGGCCGGCCAGGCAGGCGAGGTCCGCATCACGGAAGGTCGAGCCCTTTTCCGTGAAGATCATCAGGTATTCGAGCTGACTCAGCCCCCCGATCTGCAGCGGGGCGCCGGCCTGGCCGAGCGAGTGAACCCGCAGGTTGGTGAGGCGGTCCAGGGAGTTCAGTTTGTTCAGGCCCCCGATTGTTACGTCCGAGTCGCCCATCATGGTCAGGTCCTCCAGGGCTTTGAGCGCGGTGAGCTTGGCCAGGCCCTCGTCGCTAACCGGGCAGCCGAACAGATTCAGCGACCGCAGGTTCACCAGTTGCGCGAGGTGGGTCATGGCGGCATCTGTCACGCCCGGGCCTGCAAGGCCCAACTCCTCCAGTGACCTCACCCGGGCTAGCTCCTTGATGCTCTTCTCGGTGTAAGGGCTGAGGTAGCTCTTTGGATCGTTCCATTGGGGCATTGGCAGTTCCAGACGCTTGAGCCTGGGCAGTTGGGACAGGTTGATCACTCCCTCATCGGTTAAGCCATCGGCGCACAGGCTGACCTGTTCCAGCGAGGGTATCGCCTTCAAGTGGACGGTTGCCGCATCCGTGATCGGCGGGTTCTTGCGGTCGAAGTCGCGCTTTCGCAGGTTCACGGCCCGCAACGAGGGCAAGGACTTGAGGTATTCCACGCCGCGGTCGGTGACCTTCGTGTTGCACAGGTCGAGCACCTCCAGGCCGGCATGACCGGTCAGGTGCGCGAGGCCGGCATCGGTGATGCTCTCGGTCGGCACGAAGGTCTTGAGCGATGCGATCTTCCTGACCTGGAGCAGCGCGCCGTCGTTCAGGAAGTCCCCCCACAGGCTCAGATAGTGGAGCCTCGGCTGTTTCGCCAGCACGGCCAGTCCGCTGTTGCTGATCCTGCCGCCGCCGATGCTTAGCTCCTCCAGCGCGGCTAGTCTGGGCAGCGCCAGGAGCCCGGCGTCGGTGAGTTGATTGCGCGCGAGATGGAGCCTCTTGAGCTGTGGCAGCGCTTCCACCAGCGCAGCCAGCCCGGCATCGGTTAGCTGATCCGGTGCCTCCAACAGTTCGAGCGACTTCAGGGCGGCGAGTTGTTTCAACGCGCGAGGGCTGAAGAAGGGCATCTTCCCGTCCGCCGTGTGGCTCCTGGGAAACCTCAGGACTCTCAGCCCGGTGAGCGATGTCACGTGCGGCAGGCAGGCCTCAGCGGCGTCTTCGTCGAGGCGCAGGTCGTACAAGGCGTCCGGGTGTAGCTGCGACAGCGCAGCCACATTGCTGCCGGTGGTCTGCCCGAGCGCCAACCGCACTCGCTTGCCGGCCGGCACCGCCACTTCGCCCGAGGCTTCGCCCAGATACTCCCACTTCATGTCGGTGCCATCAATCCAGTGGTGGTAGTCCTTGATCTTGCGCTGGATGGTCTCGTCCAGCATGTAGAGCATGCCCAGCGAGCGGTCGGGCGGGAAGTGGAGGCTGCGGGCAGGTGTCGTGGTCTCGGCGGCTTCGGCCAGGCAGCAGCAGGCGACGACCGCAGCGGTGACGGCGTGGAGGGTGACTCGGTTCAGCAGCAGGCTTCGGATTCGTTTCATAGGCAACAGAGTTGTTCTACACCTATCAAGTCGAAGCCGGGGGTGAGATTATTCATGATCCCGTCCGGTTCGGAGCTTACGACGGGCGGCGTCGAGAACGGAATCGGTCTTGCCGATGAGATCCTCGGAGGTCGGTTCGAGCAGGACATCAGGCTGGATGCCGTTGCCGTCGTAGAGAGCACCCCCGGGCTGGAAGGAGACCATGGAGGAGAGGTGGACTTGGATGCTGGAATGGCGCAGCCGGAACGACTGGAAGCGTCCACTGCCCCCACCGCTCGGGGTGCCCATCAGGGTCACATTGTGCCGGCCTTTGAAAGCGCCCAGAAAGATGTCGGTGGCACTGAAGTTGGCGCTGTCCATGAGAATGATCACGGGCTGGCGGTAATGGTAACACTCCGGGCGGGTGGAAGGGCTGAGGACGAAGTAGTGCCACTCACTGAATTGGCCGCAAGGCAAAGGCCAGGCGGGAACGAATCCACGCGCGAAGGTCTGGATTGCGGCGCGTTCGGCCTGCGACCAGCCGTCCCAGTCGGCTGGATACAGCCAGCGGCCCTCGAGCACGTTGTAGGCGTGGCCCACGCGGTAGGCGGCGACATTCAGCACCTGCGGGGGAGCGTTCGGAGCCAGGAAGAAGGGGAAGAGGGTGCGCAACGGCGCCCGGCTGCCACCACCGTTGCCGCGCAGGTCAATGACCAGACCTCGGGTGTCCCGGAGAGTTCCCATGGCGGACACCAGCCCTTCGAGGAACTGCGGACTGTCCGACAGCCATGGGTAGATCTGGAGGTAGCCGATTTCGCCGGGCAGGATGCGAGCCAGGGGCAAGGCGTCGGAGCCCCCTGGGCGGCCGGTTCGGGAGGTGTGGCGCTGGTTGCTGAGCGGCAGGTTCAAGGTGTGTCGGCTGGCTCCATCAGCCGACTCCAGCTCGACTTGCACGCAGTCCGAGGGCGGGAGCAGGAGTTCCTTCCGAAGGTATTCAATATCGCGCAACCGGCCGAGGCAGGCGCGGCGGCTGAACTGCGGCGAGCCCCGGGCAACCGTTGGACGGGCGACCTGGAGCCATTCCTCCAGCAGCCGGCCATCGAGCTTGCGCAGGAAAGGGTGTTGCTCATCGAGGAAGCTTTTGCGGTCGCCGCTGAAGGCAACCAGACGGCCTTGGGATTCGGCGACCAGGAACGGCAAGAACCTGCCGCGCATTGTCTCCAGGGCGGGATCGCTGACCAGAGTGTGTCCGTCACCGAAGAGGGCGAGCAGCTTGTGCAACTGGAGCGCGAACGTGCCACGCGCGATCCGATCTGGCAGGGCGGCGCGGATGCTGTCCAAAGCGGCCCGGTAGTCCACCGATCTGAGCGTCAGGTAGGCGTAACGATGTTCCAGCAGCCACTCCAGTTCATCGAGGTCTTCTTCGGCTTCCCGGCGGGTGAGCCACGCATTGCCGGGAAATGAGAACTCGATGCGCCGTGTGAGCGGCACGAAGGCGTCCGCCACGCCGTCGCGGTGCTGGCGGTCAACTCGCTCGGGGGGCGAACAGCCGGTGGAGACCAGCCAGCAGAGCAGACCCGCCCGCGCCAAGGCTGAAGCCGGACTATTCGATCGGAGAGTGGAGCTCTGCCTGGTCAATCCTAGGGCCTCACCCCCTGCCGATTGGCGGAGGCCGGGCTGCGGTTCGTGTTGACGATGGGGGCAACCCCCTTGCGTTGGGCAACGACCGCCATCCGCTTGCCCGCAGACGCTTTGGGCACGGCCGCAATGCCAGTGCTCGGAGTCGCGGGCGTGGCCGAGTTGGAGGCCGACGGCGAAGGCGGATTAACGGTCCGATACACCACATATCCGCTCGCGCCGGTCAGGGCGATCAAGGCGGCGGCGGCTACCTTGATCTTGAGGGCGCCGAGGGCGGTCTTGCCGGCAGCGCCAGCCACCCCGGCGCTGAGGGCGCTCATTTTGCCCAGCTCCGCCATCACGGAGGTGGGCAGCGCTGAGCCCGCGGAGCTGTCCAGGAGCCCACCCAGCACAGTGGCAGCGACCAGCACACCCTTGAGACGCAGCCGCTCACGCAGCGCGGCCAGCGCATGCTCGACGCGGCGGGAAATCGTGGGCTGCGACACGCCATCAGCCGCCGCAATCTCGACCATCCTCTCGCCTTTCAGAAAGTGCCGGATGATGAGGTCGCGCGAGGGCGCCTCCAGCTCGCCCAGGGCCTCGTCCACCAGGGGGGAGATGTCCGCCCAGGAATCGGTCTCGACGGCAGCCTGGGCGGCGTAAGCTTCCTCGCGGCGGCGGCGGGAGCTGTCGCGGCGGACCAGGTCAATCGCGCGGCGGGTCGCCACCTGGTGGAGCCAGCCGCTCAGGGAACCTGTGATCCGGCCGGCGTTCTGGAGCAGTTGGAAGAAGGTCTCCTGGGCGACATCGGCGGCGTGGTGGGCGTCGCCGGTGATGCGGAGGCCGGTGCCGTAAACCATGCCCCCGTAAAGACGGACGATGGCAGCGAAAGCGTCGGCTTCCGGGCCCCCCGTATAGGGCTGGAGCGGGACGGCTCGGCTGCTGGTCAGGTGCGCGCCCATAAACCGTGTCGGCATGGTAATACACCGTTAGGTCGGAGGCGAGGGGAGAATTATTCACGGAGTAATCCCTCAGTTTCGGTCGGGGTGATGAGTTCGTGGCACCGTTCAGGGGACTGCCCTGCCTTCGCTAAGTAGCGCAATTCATCAATATAATCCCCTGTTCCTGGACCGACCAGCGGCCCCGGTGCGACAACGCTGTGACACCCGTTATGGCCCGGTGTGGTTCCCATGGGGGCCGACCCCCATGGGAACCACACCGTAGTCCCGCCGGATTGGCACCGTCCCAACGCCGTAGTTGGCATGGGCTTGGGGTGTCTCAGACCTGGGGGAAGGGCGGAGCCAGTAGTTGGGGCGGCAGTCGGTAGGCGTGGCCGGATACGCCCGGTGTGCGGCGAATTTGTTGAGCTGACCTGCCCGGGGAGACCATTCTGACCTATACTGGCCGGTTGGATTCTGCGCTATGGGCAGGCAATCAAGGGATGCTTCGGCATACTGTTCGCAGCACCTCCGGTCGGCCGCGGCACACTCCAGCAGCAGCCGTTGCTCGGCAGCCGCCTGGCAATCTGGCCAGACGCCCCCCAGCCTCGCGGTACCGTGCTCAACTATGCGGCGCACCGCCAGGTCTCGATGCCGGAGCTTGTCCAGCATCCGTCCCACAGTGCTTTCGGCTCCGCCACGAGCAATCCCAGCCATAAAGTGCCTTTTCGAGCTGTGTTGTGGAATATTGTGCGCACGACGGTCCCGCAACGCGAGATTAAGTGGAGGCGGCCCGACCTTCCGGTTTGTCCTCCGCGTGCGGGGAGCGGGTGCGGGCGCCACTGGCCTTGGCCCGGGCGGTGTGCTCCGGCTGCGATTACGACGACGAGGTCGAGCCGGACTGAGAATCAGGCTGGACGAGGGAGATGACCAGCGCGTTGGGCAGGAGGTATTTCTGCGCGATGACTTTGAGCTGGTCGAGGGTAACCGCTTCGTAAAGGGCGTCTTCGGTATCGGTGTAGGCGTAGCCGAGGCCGTAAAGTTCGTCCAGGGCGGTGGTTGTCGCGAAGCTGCCGAGGTCCTGGCGGGCGATCTTTCGCTGGCCGATGATCTTGGCCTTGGCGCGCTTGAGTTCTTCGGCGGTGAGCCCTTCGGCGCGCAGGAGGTCGGCTTCTTTGAGGAGTTCAGCTTCCACCAGGGCGGCCTTTTCGGGCGCGGTGCCGGCGTAAAAGGCAAAGTAGCCGGGGGCGAGGCCGACGACATTTTGCGCGCCAACGTAATAGGCCAGGCCAAGCTTCTCACGGATGCGCAGGAAAAGGCGCGAGCCAAGGTCGCTGCAGGCTTCGTGCAGGAGGTCCAGCGCGTAACGGTCGGCGTCGCGGACGGTTGTGCCCTGGTAGCCAATGACGAGAACCGCTTGCTTCTTGTCGCGGGTTTCGCTGACGCGGCGCGGAGAGGTGAGAGGAGCGAGGGGCGAAGGGCGCGCTTGTTCCGCTGCCAGGGAACTGGCTTGCCAGGACGCGAAGGACTTTTCGACGGCGGCTTTGACTTGGGCGGTCTGGATGTCGCCGTAGATGGCGAGGACGCAGTTATTGGGGCGGGCGAATTGGGCGTGGAAGGATCTGAGGTCGGCGACCTGGATGTTCTGCACGCTGGACTCGCTGCCAAGGGCGTCCAGGCCGTAACCGGTGGGGCCGAACAAGGCGCGGCGCATGGCCAGTGAGGCGCTGTGGAGCAGGTGGTCCTTCTGGTCGCGTATGGCGGCCAACTGGACCTCGCGCTCACGCTCCAGCGCCGGGGCGGGGAAGGCGGGGTTCAGCAGCGCGTCGGCCAGGAGGTCCAGTCCGGTTGAGAAGTCGCCGCTCAGGACCTCGGCATTGACGCCGAAGCTGTTGTTGCCGCCGTAGCTGTCAATGCTGCCACCGACGGATTCGATTTCGCGGGCGATGTCCTCGGCGGAACGGCGCGCAGTGCCTTTGAGCAGCAGTTTGCCGGTGAGCTGGGTGAGACCGTTGTTGTCGGCGGTTTCGGCCAGCACCCCGCCTTTGAACACAGCGCGGAATTCGACGAACGGCAGGCGGTGGTCTTCCTTTACGAGCAGGCGCAGGCCGTTGGCGAGCTCGATCTTCTGCACGGGATGCTCGCGGAAGGTCTCGCTGGCGGCGACCGGCCTGGGCGCGGTCCCCTCGGGCAGGAGCGAGTAGAGCGTCCGGTTTTCCGGGGTGAGGTAATCGCAGGCAACGCGCTGAAGGTCATCGGGAGTGACGCGCTTGACGGCAGCCAGGTAGCGTTCGGAGAAATTCAGGTCGCTGGCCGCGAGCCAGCTGCCGCCGAGGTCTTGCGCCTGGCCTTGCATGGTCTTGCGGGCGGCGAGCGTGCCGGAGATGAATTGCTTGACCGCTTTGTTCAGCTCGTTGGCGGGGACAGAAACCGCCTTCATCTTTTCGACTTCGTCCAGCAGGGCGTTGCGTGCCGGGGCGAACTTGTCCGGGTCCACCATGGCGCTCAGGCCAAACAAGCCGGGCTGGCCGGGGCTGTAGGTCCAGGCGTCTACGGAGTGGACGAGGCCCTTCTGCTCGCGCACCGACTGGTAGAGGCGGGAGCTGCGGCCATGCCCGAGCAAGGCGGCCAGCACGTCGAGGGCCGGCACGTCCGGGTGCCGGAGTTCGGGGATGTGCCAGGCGACGTGGAAGTGGCCAAGCTCGATGGGGGCTTCCTCGATCACCTCGCGCGGGGCGGTCTGCCTGGGTTCCTCGGGCAGCACTTTGGGCGGCAGGGCGCGGGCTTTGGTCTGTGAGTAGGCCGCGCGGATTTGGGCGACTACCTCGTCCGGTTTTACATCGCCCGCCACGACGTAGAAGACGTTGTTGGGGGCGTAGTTCTCGTGGTAGTAGCCGCGGATGTCGTCGGGCTTGAGTTCGTTGAAGATGTCCGGGTAGCCAATGACGGTGAGGCGATACGGGCTGCGGGTGTAAGCGGTCTCGAACAAGCGGCGGCCGGCGCGGCGGCCGGGGTCGTCGGTGTTCATGTCCATTTCGCGCAGGATGACTTGCTGCTCCCTGGCCAGCTCATCCGGCGGCAGGGTAGCGTTCTGCATGATGTCGCACAGGACGTCGAGGGCGACCTTGGCGCCGGTGTTGGGCACGTCAATATGGAACACGGTGCGGTCGAAGGAGGTGTAGGCGTTCATGTAGCCGCCCGCCTCCTGCACTTCCTGGTCAATGCGACTGCCGGGGCGCTTGGTGGTGCCCTTGAAGAGCATGTGCTCCAGCACGTGGGAGAGTCCCGCGCCCAGCCACTTGCCCTCGTGAATGCTGCCGGCCATGCACCAGGCCTGGGCCGAGACGACCGCCGCGCTATGGTCCTCACGCACGATGATGGTCAGCCCGTTGTCGAGCGTGGTCAGCGTCACGCCCGGCGGGATGGCGGGGATAGCGTCCGAGCTGGGTGGGTTATGGGGCATCCCGCCGCGGCGCTAAGGCTTGGCCTTCGGGGAGTGAACGGTTTGCTTGCTCCCGGGCAGGAAGGGTTTGACGAATGCCTCGTCGAAGTCGTAGCCGTTCTCGAAGTCGGCACGGCTGTCGGTCTTAGTCTTCGCCAGCCAGTCCACCTCAACCATGTTGAAGACGATCTCGCCGAAATCCAGGCAGCGACGAATGCCCCATTCTTCGAGCACTGTCTTGGCCATCGGCCCGAACTGCTCGAGGGCAAACGAGCGTATGCCGGCCAGCAATTCCTGGCCCGTGACATGGCGGATACGACCGCGCGCGTCCTTGGCAATGTTCTTCTGGGTGTAATCCAGGGCTTCGCGGATAAAGAAGTACGCATCCCGCGGGTAGCGAGAGTCTTTGGCTTCAATTTTGGCTAACGCCTGTTCGAATGTGACTTCTTGCATGTTACGGTTGTGACACTTCGGTCGCTTGAACCGGCGGGTGCGCTGTTCGATACGTCTTTACAGCCCAACCGGCCAGGAGCAAGGCCAGAACAATGCATAGCACCATTTGCTCCTGTTTGGTCAAGCGATGCACGCGCGGGAATATAGTAGGGAGCGGTTAGTTTTACAATCGCATAATCCAATCCGAATCCGCGGGCGGCCCTGCCCGTGCAGCGCCTGCGGACGGCTGGCTTCAGGGCTCAGGTCGCCACGATGTTTACCAGTTTCTTCGGCAGGACGATGACTTTCCTGATCGTCTTGCCTTCCAGGAAGGGCTTCGCCTTGTCCGAAGCTCTGGCGGCAGCCTCGAGGTCGGCCTGGGAAGCACTGGCGGGCATTTTGATGACGTCACGGAGCTTGCCGTTCACCTGGACGGGGATTTCGAGCGTGTCCTCGATGAGGAGGGCGGGGTCGAACCTGGGCCACGGAGCATAGGCGAGGGTCAAGGAGTGTTGCGTGCTGCGGGTTGAGTGGAGCTTGGCCCAGAGTTCTTCGGCCAGGTGTGGCGCGAAGGGTTGGAGGAGGATCAGGAACTCGCTCAGGACGGAGACCGGCTTTGTTTCCCAGGTCATTGCTTCATTGACAAAGACCATGAGGGCGGAGATGGCAGTGTTAAAGCGGAGGCCGTCCAGGTCCTCGGTCACCTTTTTGATGCAGGCGTGGAGCGCCTTAAGCTGGGCTGCGGCGGGCTGGCTGTCGGTGATGCTGGAGGCGAGGCGGATGTTCTCCAGCAGCTCCAGCCCCCGCTGCGGCTCGGCGGTCAGGCCCTGCTCGAAGTCGGTCTCGCTCTGCTCGTCCACGAACAAGCGCCAGGCGCGGCCGAGGAAACGATAGACGCCTTCCACACCCTTGGTGCTCCAGGGCTTGACCATTTCCAGGGGCCCCATGAACATCTCATAGAGCCGGAAGGCGTCGGCGCCGTACTCGACGAGGATGTCATCGGGGTTGATGACGTTGCCGCGTGACTTGGACATTTTCTGGCCGTCCTCGCCGAGGATCAGGCCCTGGTTCACCAGCTTGTAGAAGGGCTCAGGCGTGGACACATGGCCGAGGTCGTAGAGCACCTTATGCCAGAAGCGGGCGTAGAGTAAGTGCAGCACGGCATGTTCGGTGCCTCCGACGTAGAGGTCCACGCCCTGCGGCGTGTAGGTGCCGACGTCAGTCGGCGCACTCTGCTGGGCAGAACTGGTCAGCGCGGACTCAGGTACGCGGCTACCCATCCAGTAACGCTCCGCGTCGGAGGCGCACATAGCCCTATCGTTTCGAGCGTCCAGGTAGCGGAGGTAATACCAGCAACTGCCGGCCCATTGCGGCATGGTATTGGTCTCCCGCGTTGAGCCATCGGGGAGGTTGACCCAGTCCTTCGCGCGAGCCAGGGGTGGCTGGCCGTCGGGTGTGGGTTTGTAGTCGTCGAGGGCGGGCGGCAACAAGGGCAAGGCGGATTCGGGCAGGGCTTCGTGATAGGGCTGCCCGTTTGACCCGATCTTCCAGATGATGGGAAAGGGCTCGCCCCAGTAGCGCTGGCGGCTGAAGAGCCAGTCGCGGAGCTTGTAGTTGATGGTCTGCTTGCCGAGCTGTTTCGATTCCAGCCAGGCGGTGATCTTGCGCTTGGCCTCGGGGGTCGGCAGACCGCTGATGGCGATATCGGGGCCGGCCGAGTTTACCGAGATGCCGTCCTCGACGTAGCCGCGCCAGTCTGTGCCCGGCGGCGGTTCGACGACCTGGACGATGGGCAGGTTGAACCTGGTGGCGAACTCGAAATCGCGCGTGTCGTGCCCCGGCACGGCCATGATGGCGCCGGTGCCGTAGCTGATGAGAACGTAGTCGGCGATCCAGATGGGTATCTTCTCCCCGTTTACGGGGTTAATGGCATAGGCGCCGGTGGGGACGCCGGTCTTCTCCTTGGCCAGTTCCGTGCGTTCGAGGTCGCTCTTCTTGGCAACCTCAGCCTTGTATGCCTCCACCGCCTGCCGCTGTGCCGGGGTGGTGATGGCGTCCACCAGCCGGTGTTCGGGCGCCAACACCATGTAAGTCGCGCCGAACAGCGTGTCCGGGCGGGTTGTGAACACGCGGATGACCTCCGTGGAGCCAGCGACGAGGAAGTCCACCTCCGCGCCTTCGGAACGCCCGATCCAGTTGCGCTGCATTTCCTTGAGCGAATCGCTCCAGTCAATGGTGTTCAGGTCCTCCAAAAGGCGCTCGGCGTAGGCGGTGATGCGCAGCATCCACTGGCGCATCGG
Coding sequences within it:
- a CDS encoding class I tRNA ligase family protein; its protein translation is MASGRRQYPFHLIEPKWQNRWDQQQAFRAWNPGETVPANHPFARRHSNARPEQLPKFYILDMFPYPSGAGLHVGHPEGYTATDILARYRRALGYNVLHPIGWDAFGLPAEQYAIKTRQHPRRTTEQNIATFKRQIKSLGFSYDWCREVDTTDPQYFRWTQWIFLQLYNSWFNPRTNKAEPIATLPCPPELESRAGVPPAGPAGVPPADLESRRRAYRDSRRLAYVTEAPVWWCQQLGTVLANEEVVDGKSEVGGFPVTRKPMRQWMLRITAYAERLLEDLNTIDWSDSLKEMQRNWIGRSEGAEVDFLVAGSTEVIRVFTTRPDTLFGATYMVLAPEHRLVDAITTPAQRQAVEAYKAEVAKKSDLERTELAKEKTGVPTGAYAINPVNGEKIPIWIADYVLISYGTGAIMAVPGHDTRDFEFATRFNLPIVQVVEPPPGTDWRGYVEDGISVNSAGPDIAISGLPTPEAKRKITAWLESKQLGKQTINYKLRDWLFSRQRYWGEPFPIIWKIGSNGQPYHEALPESALPLLPPALDDYKPTPDGQPPLARAKDWVNLPDGSTRETNTMPQWAGSCWYYLRYLDARNDRAMCASDAERYWMGSRVPESALTSSAQQSAPTDVGTYTPQGVDLYVGGTEHAVLHLLYARFWHKVLYDLGHVSTPEPFYKLVNQGLILGEDGQKMSKSRGNVINPDDILVEYGADAFRLYEMFMGPLEMVKPWSTKGVEGVYRFLGRAWRLFVDEQSETDFEQGLTAEPQRGLELLENIRLASSITDSQPAAAQLKALHACIKKVTEDLDGLRFNTAISALMVFVNEAMTWETKPVSVLSEFLILLQPFAPHLAEELWAKLHSTRSTQHSLTLAYAPWPRFDPALLIEDTLEIPVQVNGKLRDVIKMPASASQADLEAAARASDKAKPFLEGKTIRKVIVLPKKLVNIVAT